The Terriglobus roseus region CAACCATCAAACAACTAATGGTTGGCACTCACTGCAATCACCACATTTATGTACGCGACCTAAGATCACGAAAGATCGATCGAAATGTCGTATAGCTCATTTTCACCAACTGAATAACCGAACAATAGTTCTCCAGAGGGCGTTACTTCCAGAACGCTCGACGAATAATCTTCGTCATAGCGTTCGGGCATTTTCTGCACCTCCGTGAGGTTCCCGCCAGCAACGAGATACTTCATAAGTACGTAGCTCCCCTCGCGGGCTTCAATGAAGTAGAGTGCGTCCTTCTTTCGGTCCCACGCTTGCGCGCCGATCGTGGTGGAAGAAGAAACATCGTGCCAGGTACGCGAAGCCACATCAAACAACTTGAGTTTCGATTGATCGTTCGATACCGCCGATAGATAACGGCCATCGGATGACCACTTCGGTGATGACAGTCCCGATCCTCCAGGAAGCGCCTCTACTTTCTGGTCCCCAAGTGTCAATGTGAAGATTGCACTTTCCAGGCGATTGCCACCTGACTGCGACTCGAATGCAACCGTCTCGCCCGATGGTGAGTAGGCAATCTGTCTCACATCTCGTATTGCTGCGACTGTGGTCCGTGCGCCTCCTCCCGCTGCATTCACGCGACCAATCGTGTTCTCACCGTTTCGTTCTCTGACATAGATGAGGGTACGATCGTCCGCAGACCATTGTGGAAATTTCGCGAACTCGCCTGGGGCTGAGAGTTGAATTCGCTCACTTCCATCAAGCCTGCTCTTCCAGAGGCTTCCTTCCGGGTGCAAGGTATAAGCAATCCACTCACCGTCATGCGACACACTCAACGACGACACCGAAAGATCTCGAAGTAACGGTTCGCAGTTATGACTCAACATAGTGAGATAGAGTCGGCTCTGCACACCCATCGCATAAAGATGACGCAGATCTGGACTCAGCATGGGTGATCGCCAGAAATCAACTGGGCCTGCTGCAATCTCCCAAGGATCACCCGTGCTTTTCCATCGAAATAACTTCTCGCGTCTAGCCCAGACTGAAGAAGAACTTTCACCGTCGACGACATAGACGAAGTACTTACCGTCGGAACTCCATGAGCCACAGCAAGCATGATGCTCATGAGGATCACCTTTTAGGACCGGAGTAACATTACGGTCGGCTAGGTCCACCTCATACAGGCTCTTTTGCTCATTTGCCTCATGGACTGAGAAGCGCACCGATTTCCCATCCGGCGACCAAGATGGCCAAAAGGGTGTACCTGCAGGACTCGCAAGTACTGAAGCATCCTGACCATCACTATTCGCCAGCATGACCCGTTGCTGGGACACATACACGACTTGTGTACCGTCTGGTGACCACGAAGCTGATCGACCAAACAATTCAGCAACTGATTGAGATGGGTGTCCCTGAAGGGTTACCGCGGTGATGGGACCATCCCGATCGTCTCTGGAGACAAGTGCTTCTGCCCGCGACGAACGAACCGCCGAAATATACCCATTTGTCGCATTCAGAGGAGCTGCCGCTATGGTTCCACCATCGACTGAGACAGAAGCCAGATAGGATTTCTTGCCACGGAGCTCAGTAAAAACGAGCATGCCTTTGTCGAGAATCAAAGGCGCCCTGCTGATCTTAGTAAATCCATCTCGTGTGAGCTTCGTCACCGAGCGAAGGCTTTCTCTCTGGTTATAAACATTTCCAAAAATAGGAACCACGGCAAAAACGAATACAGCAATCAGTCCAATAAACAATGACGACTTTACAGTCACAACCTGGTGTGAAGTTTGACTAGGCCGTGCGCCAACGAAATCTTCTCTCAACTTATCGAGAACATCAGATTCCGAGTTTGAGGTGGATAGGGAGTTACCCTGGGTTAGGGCCCCCAGGGATATACGGTACCCCTTCTTGGGTACTGTCTCTATGTACTCGCGGCCGTTCGGTAGCTTACCGAGAGCCTTGCGCAACATGAAGATTGTTTGTGTAAGGTTGTGCTCTTCAACGACGACGCCCTTCCAAACAGTATCCAGAAATTCTTCCCTGCTTACTGTCTTTCCATTGGCTTGTAAGAGCAGCGACAACGCCTCTCGCTGGCGTTGAGGCATATCAATTATCTCAATCCCACGCATGACAACCATTTGGTTGGGCTCAAACGTGTACTCACCAAAATGCAGTATCTGCTTCATATAAAGGACCTTGGAGAAAATCCGTTAATTTTGATCCGCCTCAACCGTTCTTTTGAGGACTTCCGTCGCGCTAAGTCTTAACGTGATGAAGTTCCCAGAATTACGAAGCCGCGGCTCAATCTCAACGGTGGAGAATTCTGTTCTTCGAGGGCTCAAACCCTCTTTTTACTCTTAGGAGTGCTTTTCTATGTCTGCCAGTAAAGTGTTCCATCTGCTTGTTGCGAGTGACTTGCGTACTGATCCCCGACTCTCCGGCCGGGCTTTAGTTTTGTTTCATTACCTTCTGATGGTCTTCGCGACCTTGTTAGGTCTTACAACGCTGTCTCGATTCCGGACGGTATTTGCAATTGCGACGCCCAGAACTTTGTCAGCGGTTGTATCAGTGCTCGTTCAACTTCTATCCCTCACATCACTCAATGTATGGCTGCACGGCGCTAGTTCCGTTTTCCCAGGGAACCTTGCCGTAAGTCTTGAGTCGCGAAGTCACGTTCACGCATAGGAAGCTCACGCTTTCTACGACCGAAATCAGGGGGATTATCGAAACGTTCTAACGATACTCCTAAAAATTGATTTTCCATAGCTATTTCGTATCTCCGCGACATATAGGCCCCAAGGACCTCAAAACTATGCTTCGTACACGCACAGTCGCTCTTATCAGCCCCTCTACTCCCTTCCTTCAAGCCGCTGTAACTGCCATGACCTTTGAAGGTCATGATGTAGTCGCGTTCGAAGCGCTCACAGAAGCGCTCAGCGCTATCCACAATAGATCGTTTGATGCAGTTGTCATCGATGTATCTGCCCGCCCACCGCGAGATCAACGGTCATTAGCAAATATTGTCAGGCTCGTAGGAAAAGATAGGATCTGGATTGCTCTCCCACTAGGCGTAAGCCCGTGGGCATCAGATGCCGAGCAATTAGGAATTCAACATACACTTGGCGTTCCGCTTCGTCCTACTGAACTTGAAGAAGTATTGACCTATCTTCAAGAGCTTCCAGTTTCGCCAAGCTCCTACGATGCTGAGCCTGCACAATCGCGGCCTGTACATATTGAAGATCTTCCGAATAACCGCTATTTTCTTGCCGCCAGCCCGGCAATGATGCGGATCTATGAGAATATCCGCCTGCTGGCTCAAGTTGACGCACCTGTACTTATCTTGGGTGAGAGTGGCGTAGGAAAAGACGTTATCGCCAATCTTCTCCACAAGCATTCGCGTCGTGCGGCACATCCATTCTGCTCAGTAAATTGTGCAGCTCTGCCTCCTGACCTACTTGAGAGCGAGCTTTTTGGTTACGAAGCGGGAGCCTTTACAGGTGCCGTGAAGGCAAAGCCTGGCCGGTTCGAACAGGCTGATAAAGGGACATTGCTACTGGACGAAATTGGCGAAATGAGCGCGCCAATGCAGGCGAAACTGCTGCATGTACTCCAGGATGGTCGCTATTCTCGCCTGGGCGCACGTACGGTATCAACAGCTGACGTCCGTGTTATCGCCGCAACCAATGTCAATATTGACAGTGCAATCGCAGACAAGTTATTCCGCGAAGATCTTTATTACCGCATCAGCACCTTCACCATCCAGGTGCCACCGCTGCGTGAACGGCGTGAAGAAATACCATATTTGATTGAGGAAATGGTGAAGCGGCAAGCAATGGCGTTCCATCAGGACCCGGTTTATATCTCGCCCCGCATGATGTCTATATTGCAGGAATATGAATGGCCCGGTAACTTGCGCGAACTAGGTAATGCAGTTATTCGCATGCAGGTATTAAAAGGACAAGAGTCTTCGATCTCCGACATCGAGGCTAAGGTCCTGGGTAAGGTGGCGAAGGTTCCATCGTGTGGAAAAGATGCTCCTGAGCCTGAAGTGAGCGTGAACGAAATGCGTTCAATCGTGCGGAATTTCAAGGATCAGACAGAAAGCCGCTTGATCCAACAGGCTCTGGAAGAGGCTCGCTGGAATCGCCGGCAGGCAGCTCTGGCTCTGCGGATCAGCTATCGCACCTTGTTGTATAAAATCGAGCACTACCGCTTGAAAGAAACCCGCCTACCTATTCGTTATGACATGCAGGGTGGCGGATCTTCGCTTCCGGTCTAAGGTAACCATTAAAGGCTCCCCAAGGTAACTTGGGGAGCCTTATTACTTGGGACTAACATAAGAAAGGAGAGGTTACCCTCTCCTTTTTCTTATGCATTAACCAATGCTTCCTTCCTTATCTGTTCCTTCTGCCATTCGATAGTACGAACAAGCCCCTCTTCCAACTGCACAGAGGCGCGGAATCCTAACAGCCGTTCTGCCTTCCGAATATCTGGAACGCGCCGCAGGACATCCTCATACTTACGACCGGCGATCGCATCGTAAGGAATCATGTTGATCTTGGGCTCGCCTGGCTTGCCGCACAACCGGTGGATTTCACGGGCCAAATCAAGAATCGTTATCTCTCGGTTATTACCGATGTTAACAATCTCAAGATTCGCCGTGGTCGCTTCGGCCGCCGCAACGATGCCACGTGACGTGTCTTCCACAAATGTGAAGGAACGCGTCTGCATGCCGTCGCCGTGAATCGGAATAACTTCATCATTCAGAATCGCGTTGATGAAGACCGACTGCGGACCACCCCACCATGTCAGATTTTGGCGTGGGCCATACGAACCAAAGATGCGAAGAACTGTGGCATAAATGCCTGCCTCTTCTGCCATCGCAAGCACCAGATGTTCATCGAACATCTTCGATGCCGCGTATGCCCAGCGAGCTACTGTTGCTGGTCCCAGGACACAGTTTCCATCTTCTGCAAACGGAACGTCAGGGCTCTTACCGTATACATCGGACGTGGAAGTAATGGTGAAGCGTGCACCGCTCTCAATCGCAACCTGCAGCGCATTCTGCGTGCCGATGGAGTTAACGAGCAGTGTCTTCTTTGGGTTTTCGTAGCGTGGAATCTTGTAAGCGGCAAGGTGGATAACACTGTCAACCTTACCAGCTGCCTCTCGCAGAGCTGGAAGATCACATACGTCAACTGCGTGAAACTCGAAAGAGGAATGCGACGAGGCCGCTTCGAGATTGCGCATATGACCGTGTGACAGGTCGTCGACTGCGATTACGTGGTAGCCCTTTGCGAGCATCCTATCCGTCACGTGGGAACCCAGGAATCCTGCTGCTCCCGTAATAAGTACTCTCTTCATGCTGCCCTCACCATTTCTACGATTTGATCGACACTACGTTTGCGGGCAAGCCCGCCTCCGAATAAGTCGAGATTGCGTGGTTCGGCCGATGGACCGTTATGCACAAGTGCATTTGCCGCCTGGATAATCGGTTCACGATCACTGCCCACGAGCATGTTCCACCCGCCATGCAGAGTCTCGCGCCATTCAGTTTCTTCACGAAGCGTGAGACATGGAACCCCCGTGAAATACGCTTCTTTCTGCAGTCCACCCGAATCTGTCATGACGAAGCGTGCATTCCGCTGCAACGCAAGCATCTCGAGATAGCCAACAGGTTCGACAACGTGCACATGACTTCCAAGAAAGACTGAGCTATCGCTCTGTGCCAGGCGATTCCGAAGACGCGGATGCATCGGAAAAACAATCGGAATATCGATCTGACGAAACGCACTCAAAATCGAAGAGAGCTTCGCACTATCGTCGGTCATTTCTGCCCGATGCAGCGTGACCAACGCGTATCCACCGTTTTTTACCGGAAGATCGCGCAGCGTCGCGGCTTCGCGGTGAAGATTGCCAAACTGTTCAACGGCATCCAACATGATGTCGCCCACAAATACGGCACGATCGCCTAGCCCTTCCAGACGGAGTTGCTCTACTGCAGCATGTGTCGGGCAAAGGAGCAGATCGGATACCTGATCTGTAACGATGCGATTGATTTCTTCCTGCATGACGCGATTAAAGCTGCGTAACCCGGCTTCGAGATGGATGAGCGGAATATGCAACTTCGCTGCTGCGAGAGCAGATGCGATTGTCGAGTTCGTATCTCCATAGGCAATCACCGCATCCGGCTTCCAGCTGATCATCTCTGCTTCAATACCAGCGAGCATGATCGCCGTCTGCAGCCCCGGCGTATGTGCCGGAGTGTTCCTCAGCACCTGCGGTTTTGGCATGCCGAGCTCACTGAAGAAAATGTCGGACATACCGGGATCACGATGCTGCCCCGTGTGAAGCAGACGATGATCAATCGGAGAAGAGGCGTATTGATTGAACTCTTCAATCGCCTTCGACATGATGGCCATCTTGACGAACTGAGGTCTCGTGCCACCAACAGAAAGAAGCTTCATTAGTTGACTCCCGTCTTCTTGTCTGTGGAGGGTTGGAGCTTCTGTTCATCAGGTACTGGTCGGATGGCGCGTGCAGGAGATCCCATAACCACCATGCCGGAAGGCACGTCGCGCGTTACAACAGATCCAGCAGCAACAAGTGCGTCTTCTCCAATGGTGATGCCCGGCAATACTGTGGAATTCGCAGCGATGCGAGCACCGCGCTGCATCGTTACACCACCAAAGTGTTTGAAGCGTTCCTGTGTGCGTCCGACGAAATTGTCATTCGTGAATGTCACTTCAGGCGCAACGAAGCAAAGGTCACCGATCTTCGATTTCGCTGTGATGTACGCGCCGGTTTCAATCTTGCAACACCGGCCAATTGTCACTTCATTTTCCACGGCCACACCACGACCAATAATCGTGAGCTCGCCGATGCTGGTATCTTCTCTAACGCTTGCAAAGTCTGCGATCAGCACACCGTCATGAACGATGGATCCGGTATAGATAACTGCGTTACTCCCGACCAGGCATCCGTTTCCAATGAAGGTAGGCATCAGCTCACGAATGTTTGTCGTCGCGCTTGCCTTTGACTTCATCGGCTTCTTTCCGATGACAACACCGTCATCGATGCGGACATCCTTGCCGATGGTGATGTGGCTATGCAGGACAACATGGTTTCCAATGACCGTCCCTTCGCCAATGCTGACCCCTTGACCAACAACAACGTGTTTGCCGAAGCTCACGTCGGGATATTGGCGGTTTCTGTCTTGCTCTTCCATAAGAGTGTTTTCAGAAACAACAAACTCTGTTTTCATAGCTCTTTGTCACCCCTCGGATGCCGCCAGTTAGCGGCTATTTCCTGCAACTTTCATGAACGGTCCTGTCTCGTTTTCCGCGGAGACGTTCGCGTCGTGGTCTGACGAGCAAAAAGGAGGGTACCCACGTTCCCTGGAGAAAATGCAACCGGATGCAAGACGAAGGTGCTGGCCCACTGTACGTAGAATCCGCATCTTGCTTGTTCCTGCAACACGGCGATGTAAGACCACCGGGAATTCTTCAATGTGATAGCCCATATAGGACGCACTCATGAGAATTTCAACGGTCGAAACAAAACCAGTGCTTTGAAATTGTGCTTCGCGTACAAATGCGCCGCGATACGCACGAAACATGCTGGTGTAGGTGTAGAGCTTGACTGGCGACACTACACGATAGAGCTGCGAGCACCACCGGCTAAGTCCAAGCCGCCATGCAGGAACTCCGTCAACTCCACCTTGAGGGTGGTACGGAGAAGCCACAACGACATCCGCCTTACCTTCGATAATGCGCTGGATCATGGGGATGAGATTGTCTGCACGATAGCTGCAATCTGCATCGATGGTGCAGACAATCTCGGCATTCCCCACAGTTTGAAAGGCAGTACGGAACGCTTCGCCCAAGCCACGGTTCGTACCGTGAGAGACGATCTGAAACGCCGCCCCGTCGGGGACCGCCCGTGGAATGAGTTCCACGGTGCGGTCAGTGCTGCCATCGTCCACGAAAAGATAGAAGACGATAAAGCGATCCTGGAGGCCGCGCTGCAGTTCAGCCAGACGTATTCTGAGAACCTGCAAGCTTTCCTGCTCGTTACAGACAGGAATGACTATCGCAACCCTCGGTAGGGATTGTGTGCGCGTGCGCCCCATGATGTATCTCCCTTTCTTTCTTATCGACGTCGATTAGCAGTGCACAATCTTCGTAGATTCAATGCCGCGGGTTGCATTTCGGCTATCCACTACAAGCTGTGCGTTCTTGACGATCGAAGCGTAGTCGTAGTCCGAGTGATCCGTGGCGATGACGACACAGTCAAACTCTGCGATACGATCCAACGGTGTGCAGGTCATACCCAGGTCGTAATGACGACCGCGGCCGACGGTGGCGAAGTAAGGATCGTTGTATTCCACGATTGCCTTCTCGTCCTGCAGCATCTCGATGATTTCGAGCGAGGGTGACTCGCGGAGATCGTCGATGTCCTTCTTGTAAGCCATACCCAGAACCAGAATGCGTGAGCCGTTGATCGACTTACGATGCGAGTTCAGAGCATTGGCCACAGCCTGCACCACATAGCGCGGCATGCCTTCGTTGATCTCGCCTGCCAGCTCGATGAAGCGGGTGTGGAAGTTCCACTCACGCGCCTTCCAGCTCAGGTAGAACGGATCGATCGGAATGCAGTGACCACCGAGGCCAGGGCCCGGATAGAAGGCCTGGAAGCCGAACGGCTTGGTCTTCGCGGCGTCAATAACTTCCCAGATATCGATTCCCATCTTCTGCGACAGGATCTTGAGTTCATTCACCAGTGCGATGTTGACGCAGCGATAGATGTTCTCAAGCAGCTTCGTCATTTCCGCAGCCTGTGTGGACGAAACCGACACAGTCTTGGCGAAGATGTTGTTGTAGAGAGCGGATGCCAGGCGTCCCGAATGCGCTCCATGGCCACCGATCACCTTGGGGATATCGCGACGAGCGACCGTATTGTTACCTGGGTCTTCACGCTCTGGCGAGAAGGCTACGAAGAAGACGTCGCCATCCGGATCCATTCCCTCTTCATATGCGCACAGACCTTCCGGGCTGCCGGCATTCAGGATGGGAATGAGCACTTCTTCTGTCGTTCCGGGATAGGTCGTGCTCTCAAGCACAACGAGCTGTCCACGGCGCAGCCAGGGAGCAATGGACTCCGCGGTGCGTTCGATGAAGGAGAGATCGGGATCGCGATGCTCTGTGAGCGGGGTTGGTACGCAGACAATAACTGCGTCCTGATCGGAGATCTTCGAGAAATCGGTCGTCGCACGGAATCCCTGCGAACGAGCCATTTCGATCTCAGTTGGGGGAATACGGAAGATGTAACTCTTCCCTTCCTCAAGCTGGCTGACTTTAGCCGTATCGATGTCAAATCCCTGGATAGCGACACCCGCTTCCGAGAACAAGAGTGAGAGAGGCAGACCGACATATCCAAGGCCGATGACGCCAACCTTTGCAGTCTTCGCTTGGAGCTTATCGAGTTGACGCTCCACCTGATGGGCACGTGATGCGAGAGTTGCGCTGTTCATGCCGGGACATCTTGCACGGTGCGTACCAAACCCAAAAAGAATGGAAGACCTTATAAATTCGCGCGCAATGTCTGGGCTTTTATAACTTCCCCGTATCTATAACAACGGAAAGTAACGTGACGGTGTGCAAACAGTATGCAGAACTTTGCGTCTCTATTTTGCTTTTGGCCCCGAAGGCCTGAAACCTACCCCTGAAACCGCCATTTGTATTGGCATAACAATTGCACAGTCACAAGCAAACGATTCCTAGATTGGGGAGACGGAACGAACATGGATACGCGCTTGAAGATTGGTGTGGTGGGTCTCGGGGCCTGGGGTTGCAACGTCGCACGTTGCCTATATGAGTTGCCTGATTGCGATCTGGTGGTTTGCAGCGACCTGAGCGAGAACCGCCGTACGATGGCGGAGCGCAACTGGGGTGTGCAAACAGTTGCATCTCTTGACGAAATGATCGCGCAATTCCCGGAAATTACAGCAGTTGCGATTGCCGCGCCGGCAATCCTTCACTATCCGTTGGCGAAGAAGGCTCTGCTCGCGGATAAGGACGTCTTCGTCGAGAAGCCGTTCACTCTGAATGTCGCTGACGCGGAAGAACTGATGGCACTCGCGGAAGAGCGTGGCAAGGTTCTGATGGTCGGTCACCTTCTGGAATACCACCCTGCCGTGAATAAGATTCGCGACATTGTGCAGGCTGGCGAGCTGGGAGATGTCTATTACATCTACACGCAGCGTGTGAACCTGGGCCGCATCCGCGGCGATGAGAACGCGATGTGGAGCTTTGCACCCCACGACATCTCCCAGATCCTTTACATTCTGGGTGAAGAGCCGGTGGACGTCAGCGCCCGTGGCCAGTCGTACATTCAGGACGGAATTGAAGACGTGGTGTTCCTGAGCCTGTTCTTCAAGAACCGCCGCATGGCACACATCCACATCTCCTGGCTTGACCCGCATAAGATGCGCAGCACCACCGTGGTGGGCAGCAAGAAGATGCTGGTGTTCGACGACGCCGCCGCAACGGAAAAGCTCCGTATTTATGACAGCGGCGCTCAGCAGCAGGCGACCTCCTCGTATGGCGAAGCGATCCAGGTCCGGTTTGGAGATATCCAGATCCCGCACCTGGCTACCACCGAGCCTCTGAAGCTGGAATTCCAGCATTTCATCCAGTGCGTGAACAAGCGCCTGACACCTCGCAGCGATGCGAAGGACGGTCTCCGCGTGGTCCGCATTCTGGAAGCGGCTCAGAAGTCGCTGGAACTCGATGGACTGCCGATTTCGCTGAAGTCCGGTATGGCACGTAAGCGCATGCCGAAACTCAATCCCATGGATCGTCAGTGGACGCCTCAGATGCCGGTTCCGGGACGGGCTCCTGTGGTGGCAGTTTCCTAAGGGCGAGACTCACATGAACGGATACAAGACAGAGTTGTTGGTGATCGGTTCTGTGCTGCTGGCTGCGGCTGGTCAAACACTGATCAAGCTGGGGCTCACGGGACATGGGGCTTTCTCCAGAACGTTATTGGAGTGGCCCCTGGCTCTCACCGCCGGTGTTGTCAT contains the following coding sequences:
- a CDS encoding NAD-dependent epimerase/dehydratase family protein; its protein translation is MKRVLITGAAGFLGSHVTDRMLAKGYHVIAVDDLSHGHMRNLEAASSHSSFEFHAVDVCDLPALREAAGKVDSVIHLAAYKIPRYENPKKTLLVNSIGTQNALQVAIESGARFTITSTSDVYGKSPDVPFAEDGNCVLGPATVARWAYAASKMFDEHLVLAMAEEAGIYATVLRIFGSYGPRQNLTWWGGPQSVFINAILNDEVIPIHGDGMQTRSFTFVEDTSRGIVAAAEATTANLEIVNIGNNREITILDLAREIHRLCGKPGEPKINMIPYDAIAGRKYEDVLRRVPDIRKAERLLGFRASVQLEEGLVRTIEWQKEQIRKEALVNA
- a CDS encoding nucleotide sugar dehydrogenase, which encodes MNSATLASRAHQVERQLDKLQAKTAKVGVIGLGYVGLPLSLLFSEAGVAIQGFDIDTAKVSQLEEGKSYIFRIPPTEIEMARSQGFRATTDFSKISDQDAVIVCVPTPLTEHRDPDLSFIERTAESIAPWLRRGQLVVLESTTYPGTTEEVLIPILNAGSPEGLCAYEEGMDPDGDVFFVAFSPEREDPGNNTVARRDIPKVIGGHGAHSGRLASALYNNIFAKTVSVSSTQAAEMTKLLENIYRCVNIALVNELKILSQKMGIDIWEVIDAAKTKPFGFQAFYPGPGLGGHCIPIDPFYLSWKAREWNFHTRFIELAGEINEGMPRYVVQAVANALNSHRKSINGSRILVLGMAYKKDIDDLRESPSLEIIEMLQDEKAIVEYNDPYFATVGRGRHYDLGMTCTPLDRIAEFDCVVIATDHSDYDYASIVKNAQLVVDSRNATRGIESTKIVHC
- a CDS encoding Gfo/Idh/MocA family protein, with the protein product MDTRLKIGVVGLGAWGCNVARCLYELPDCDLVVCSDLSENRRTMAERNWGVQTVASLDEMIAQFPEITAVAIAAPAILHYPLAKKALLADKDVFVEKPFTLNVADAEELMALAEERGKVLMVGHLLEYHPAVNKIRDIVQAGELGDVYYIYTQRVNLGRIRGDENAMWSFAPHDISQILYILGEEPVDVSARGQSYIQDGIEDVVFLSLFFKNRRMAHIHISWLDPHKMRSTTVVGSKKMLVFDDAAATEKLRIYDSGAQQQATSSYGEAIQVRFGDIQIPHLATTEPLKLEFQHFIQCVNKRLTPRSDAKDGLRVVRILEAAQKSLELDGLPISLKSGMARKRMPKLNPMDRQWTPQMPVPGRAPVVAVS
- a CDS encoding glycosyltransferase, translating into MGRTRTQSLPRVAIVIPVCNEQESLQVLRIRLAELQRGLQDRFIVFYLFVDDGSTDRTVELIPRAVPDGAAFQIVSHGTNRGLGEAFRTAFQTVGNAEIVCTIDADCSYRADNLIPMIQRIIEGKADVVVASPYHPQGGVDGVPAWRLGLSRWCSQLYRVVSPVKLYTYTSMFRAYRGAFVREAQFQSTGFVSTVEILMSASYMGYHIEEFPVVLHRRVAGTSKMRILRTVGQHLRLASGCIFSRERGYPPFCSSDHDANVSAENETGPFMKVAGNSR
- a CDS encoding N-acetyltransferase — encoded protein: MKTEFVVSENTLMEEQDRNRQYPDVSFGKHVVVGQGVSIGEGTVIGNHVVLHSHITIGKDVRIDDGVVIGKKPMKSKASATTNIRELMPTFIGNGCLVGSNAVIYTGSIVHDGVLIADFASVREDTSIGELTIIGRGVAVENEVTIGRCCKIETGAYITAKSKIGDLCFVAPEVTFTNDNFVGRTQERFKHFGGVTMQRGARIAANSTVLPGITIGEDALVAAGSVVTRDVPSGMVVMGSPARAIRPVPDEQKLQPSTDKKTGVN
- a CDS encoding sigma-54 interaction domain-containing protein, translating into MLRTRTVALISPSTPFLQAAVTAMTFEGHDVVAFEALTEALSAIHNRSFDAVVIDVSARPPRDQRSLANIVRLVGKDRIWIALPLGVSPWASDAEQLGIQHTLGVPLRPTELEEVLTYLQELPVSPSSYDAEPAQSRPVHIEDLPNNRYFLAASPAMMRIYENIRLLAQVDAPVLILGESGVGKDVIANLLHKHSRRAAHPFCSVNCAALPPDLLESELFGYEAGAFTGAVKAKPGRFEQADKGTLLLDEIGEMSAPMQAKLLHVLQDGRYSRLGARTVSTADVRVIAATNVNIDSAIADKLFREDLYYRISTFTIQVPPLRERREEIPYLIEEMVKRQAMAFHQDPVYISPRMMSILQEYEWPGNLRELGNAVIRMQVLKGQESSISDIEAKVLGKVAKVPSCGKDAPEPEVSVNEMRSIVRNFKDQTESRLIQQALEEARWNRRQAALALRISYRTLLYKIEHYRLKETRLPIRYDMQGGGSSLPV
- a CDS encoding winged helix-turn-helix domain-containing protein, whose protein sequence is MKQILHFGEYTFEPNQMVVMRGIEIIDMPQRQREALSLLLQANGKTVSREEFLDTVWKGVVVEEHNLTQTIFMLRKALGKLPNGREYIETVPKKGYRISLGALTQGNSLSTSNSESDVLDKLREDFVGARPSQTSHQVVTVKSSLFIGLIAVFVFAVVPIFGNVYNQRESLRSVTKLTRDGFTKISRAPLILDKGMLVFTELRGKKSYLASVSVDGGTIAAAPLNATNGYISAVRSSRAEALVSRDDRDGPITAVTLQGHPSQSVAELFGRSASWSPDGTQVVYVSQQRVMLANSDGQDASVLASPAGTPFWPSWSPDGKSVRFSVHEANEQKSLYEVDLADRNVTPVLKGDPHEHHACCGSWSSDGKYFVYVVDGESSSSVWARREKLFRWKSTGDPWEIAAGPVDFWRSPMLSPDLRHLYAMGVQSRLYLTMLSHNCEPLLRDLSVSSLSVSHDGEWIAYTLHPEGSLWKSRLDGSERIQLSAPGEFAKFPQWSADDRTLIYVRERNGENTIGRVNAAGGGARTTVAAIRDVRQIAYSPSGETVAFESQSGGNRLESAIFTLTLGDQKVEALPGGSGLSSPKWSSDGRYLSAVSNDQSKLKLFDVASRTWHDVSSSTTIGAQAWDRKKDALYFIEAREGSYVLMKYLVAGGNLTEVQKMPERYDEDYSSSVLEVTPSGELLFGYSVGENELYDISIDLS
- the wecB gene encoding non-hydrolyzing UDP-N-acetylglucosamine 2-epimerase is translated as MKLLSVGGTRPQFVKMAIMSKAIEEFNQYASSPIDHRLLHTGQHRDPGMSDIFFSELGMPKPQVLRNTPAHTPGLQTAIMLAGIEAEMISWKPDAVIAYGDTNSTIASALAAAKLHIPLIHLEAGLRSFNRVMQEEINRIVTDQVSDLLLCPTHAAVEQLRLEGLGDRAVFVGDIMLDAVEQFGNLHREAATLRDLPVKNGGYALVTLHRAEMTDDSAKLSSILSAFRQIDIPIVFPMHPRLRNRLAQSDSSVFLGSHVHVVEPVGYLEMLALQRNARFVMTDSGGLQKEAYFTGVPCLTLREETEWRETLHGGWNMLVGSDREPIIQAANALVHNGPSAEPRNLDLFGGGLARKRSVDQIVEMVRAA